In Sphingomonas sp. SUN019, one genomic interval encodes:
- a CDS encoding efflux RND transporter permease subunit: MSRFNLSQLAVKESSVTLFLIIAIVAAGIIAFFQLGRAEDPSFTIKVATVTAVWPGATAQEMQDQVADRLEKRLQELRYYDRVDTQARPGQVNMTVSLKDTTPPSAVADEFYQIRKKLSDEAVKLPRGVIGPIVNDEYSDVYFALFALQARGLPERGLVARAEAIRSRLLATPGVKKVTLIGEQNQRIFVNLSYQRLATLGLGPNAVLDALTAQNALAPSGVVETNAQSVQLRMNGAFDDLDAVRATPIVAAGRAFKLGDIADVRRGYEDPPTYLVRHAGAPALMLGVVMRERWNGSRLGIDLGAATTAIRATLPLGLSFTQVSDQARNIAEAYGEFMVKFAVALGVVMLVSLIALGFRVGLVVAAAVPLTLAAVFVIMLATGRDFDRITLGALILSLGLLVDDAIIAIEMMVVKMEEGLSRADAATFAWGATAAPMLAGTIVTIIGFLPVGFAQSTAGEYAGNIFWIVGFSLIVSWLVAVYFTPYLGVKLLPEIEPVAGGHNAIYATPRYERLRGWITTCVHRRGVVVLVTLAAFLVAGMLLAVVIPKQFFPSSDRPELLIEVYMPRGTGIAPTRAVVERIEADLRASTEARSVDSFIGTGAPRFFLSLNPELPDPSFAKIVVQTPDEHARDVLRATIEARIAAGRYAAARVRVLTLLFGPPVPYPVAFRVSGPDPAVLRQLAVKVAGIVRANPDVRGVNQDWGERAPAVRLVFDQQRLRLMGLDPATVARQVTALVSGVTVSQARIGDRVVDVVARTPEAERRGLGNLGDLTIANAAGQAIPLSAVARLRPEFEDPVLIRRDRAPTISVRADVRAGVQPPDVTAAIMPRLKSLIAGLPDGYALTPAGSVEESGKANAALAPIFPIMVLLMLAVIMFQTRSFRMTGLVFATAPLGLVGAAPSLVLIGAPFGFNAILGLIGLAGILMRNTLILVDQIELEKARGLDDRAAVIEATVRRARPVLLTALAAVFAFLPLTLSSFWGPLAIVLIGGTLVGTAITLFFLPALYALWFRVSKTLIERNIPDPIYTRFKASELA; this comes from the coding sequence ATGAGCCGGTTCAACCTGTCCCAGCTGGCGGTGAAGGAATCGTCCGTCACGCTGTTCCTGATCATCGCGATCGTCGCCGCGGGGATCATCGCCTTCTTCCAGCTCGGTCGCGCGGAAGACCCCAGCTTCACGATCAAGGTGGCGACCGTCACCGCCGTGTGGCCGGGCGCGACCGCGCAGGAAATGCAGGATCAGGTCGCCGACCGGCTGGAAAAGCGCTTGCAGGAACTGCGCTACTACGACCGCGTCGATACGCAGGCGCGGCCCGGCCAGGTCAACATGACCGTGTCGCTGAAGGACACGACCCCGCCGTCCGCGGTCGCCGACGAGTTCTACCAGATCCGCAAGAAACTCAGCGACGAGGCGGTCAAGCTGCCGCGCGGCGTTATCGGCCCGATCGTCAACGACGAATATTCCGACGTCTATTTCGCGCTGTTCGCACTGCAGGCGAGGGGTTTGCCCGAACGCGGTCTCGTCGCCCGCGCCGAGGCGATCCGCTCGCGGCTGCTCGCGACGCCCGGTGTAAAAAAGGTGACGCTGATCGGCGAGCAGAACCAGCGCATCTTCGTAAACCTGTCCTACCAGCGGCTTGCGACGCTCGGACTGGGGCCTAATGCCGTGCTCGACGCGCTGACCGCGCAGAACGCGCTGGCGCCGTCGGGCGTGGTCGAGACGAATGCGCAGAGCGTGCAGCTGCGCATGAATGGCGCGTTCGACGATCTGGACGCGGTACGCGCGACGCCGATCGTGGCCGCGGGACGCGCGTTCAAGCTCGGCGACATCGCCGACGTCCGGCGCGGCTACGAGGATCCGCCGACCTATCTCGTCCGTCATGCGGGAGCACCCGCGCTGATGCTCGGCGTCGTCATGCGCGAGCGGTGGAATGGCAGCAGGCTGGGCATCGATCTCGGCGCGGCCACGACCGCGATCCGCGCGACCTTGCCGCTCGGGCTCAGCTTCACGCAGGTTTCCGATCAGGCCCGCAACATCGCCGAGGCGTATGGCGAGTTCATGGTGAAGTTCGCGGTCGCACTCGGCGTCGTGATGCTCGTCAGCCTGATCGCGCTGGGCTTCCGCGTCGGGCTGGTGGTCGCCGCCGCCGTGCCGCTGACGCTCGCGGCGGTGTTCGTCATCATGCTGGCGACGGGGCGCGATTTCGACCGGATCACGCTGGGCGCGCTGATCCTGTCACTGGGTCTGCTGGTCGACGACGCGATCATCGCGATCGAGATGATGGTCGTGAAGATGGAGGAAGGGCTAAGCCGCGCTGACGCGGCGACGTTCGCCTGGGGCGCGACCGCCGCCCCGATGCTGGCCGGCACAATCGTGACCATCATCGGCTTTCTGCCAGTCGGCTTCGCGCAATCGACCGCGGGCGAATATGCTGGCAACATCTTCTGGATCGTCGGCTTCTCGCTGATCGTCTCGTGGCTGGTCGCAGTCTATTTTACTCCGTATCTGGGGGTTAAGCTGTTGCCGGAGATCGAGCCGGTCGCGGGCGGCCACAACGCGATCTACGCCACGCCGCGCTACGAACGGCTGCGCGGGTGGATCACGACCTGCGTGCACCGGCGCGGCGTGGTCGTGCTGGTGACACTCGCGGCATTCCTCGTTGCAGGCATGCTGCTTGCGGTCGTCATCCCCAAGCAGTTCTTCCCGTCGTCCGATCGCCCCGAATTGCTGATCGAGGTCTATATGCCGCGCGGGACCGGCATCGCGCCGACGCGCGCGGTGGTCGAGCGGATCGAGGCCGACCTGCGCGCCAGCACCGAGGCGCGCTCGGTCGACAGCTTCATCGGCACCGGCGCGCCGCGCTTCTTCCTGTCGCTCAACCCCGAACTTCCCGACCCATCCTTTGCCAAGATCGTGGTGCAGACGCCTGATGAGCATGCGCGCGACGTGCTGCGCGCGACGATCGAGGCGCGGATCGCGGCCGGGCGATATGCGGCCGCGCGCGTGCGCGTGTTGACATTGCTGTTCGGGCCACCGGTGCCCTATCCGGTCGCGTTCCGCGTGTCCGGGCCGGACCCGGCGGTGCTGCGCCAACTCGCGGTCAAGGTCGCCGGAATCGTCCGCGCCAACCCGGACGTCCGCGGCGTGAACCAGGACTGGGGCGAACGCGCGCCCGCCGTCCGGCTGGTGTTCGACCAGCAGCGGCTGCGGCTGATGGGGCTGGACCCCGCGACCGTCGCACGGCAGGTCACGGCGCTCGTCTCCGGCGTCACGGTCAGTCAGGCGCGCATCGGCGACCGCGTGGTCGACGTCGTGGCGCGGACCCCCGAAGCCGAACGACGCGGCCTCGGCAATCTCGGCGATCTCACCATCGCCAACGCCGCTGGACAGGCGATTCCGCTCAGCGCGGTCGCACGGCTCCGGCCCGAGTTCGAAGATCCCGTGCTGATCCGCCGCGACCGTGCGCCGACGATCAGCGTGCGCGCCGATGTTCGGGCGGGCGTGCAGCCGCCCGACGTCACCGCGGCGATCATGCCAAGGCTGAAGAGTCTGATCGCCGGTCTGCCCGACGGCTATGCGCTGACACCTGCCGGATCGGTCGAGGAATCGGGCAAGGCCAACGCCGCGCTCGCGCCGATCTTCCCGATCATGGTGTTGCTGATGCTCGCGGTGATCATGTTTCAGACCCGTAGTTTCCGCATGACCGGCCTCGTCTTCGCGACCGCGCCGCTCGGGCTGGTCGGCGCCGCGCCGTCACTGGTGCTGATCGGCGCGCCGTTCGGGTTCAACGCGATTCTCGGGCTGATCGGCCTCGCCGGCATTCTGATGCGCAATACGCTTATCCTGGTCGATCAGATCGAGCTCGAAAAGGCGCGCGGACTCGACGACCGCGCGGCGGTAATCGAGGCGACGGTTCGCCGCGCCAGGCCAGTGCTGCTGACCGCGCTCGCGGCCGTATTCGCGTTCCTTCCTCTGACACTGTCGAGCTTCTGGGGACCGCTCGCGATCGTGCTGATCGGTGGAACATTAGTTGGAACAGCGATCACGCTGTTCTTTCTGCCTGCGCTCTACGCATTGTGGTTCAGGGTAAGCAAAACGCTTATTGAACGCAATATTCCTGATCCCATTTACACAAGGTTCAAGGCGTCAGAACTTGCGTAA
- a CDS encoding efflux RND transporter periplasmic adaptor subunit produces the protein MSPSPRIPGALVGVLLLAGCGAGTAKPDADAPLVSSVVTGAAKGRETRYTGTIHARIESDLGFRVDGKIASRLVDPGATVRRGQVLMRLDSSDLALTASGATDRLRAATADAARAAADEARLRGLVEAGAVSGSSYDAAIAAKRMTAANLSAARAAAKAAGNQRRYAALIADSDGVVIDVLAQPGQVVAAGTPVVRLAKAGAREALVAVPETARSELPTVATAQIYGADARYPARLREVAGGADPMSRTYAARYTLEGDGAAAPIGATVSLSITRGGADAIQVPLGALYDPGSGVGVWVIGQDRRVRWQRVRVDAWRDEAAQLAAGGLHPGERIVALGAQLLREGERVRLVAASQP, from the coding sequence ATGTCCCCGTCCCCACGCATCCCCGGCGCCCTTGTCGGCGTCCTTCTTCTCGCTGGATGCGGCGCGGGAACGGCGAAACCGGACGCTGACGCGCCGCTCGTCAGCAGCGTGGTGACCGGCGCGGCGAAGGGTCGCGAGACTCGTTATACCGGCACCATTCATGCCCGGATCGAGAGCGATCTCGGTTTTCGGGTCGATGGCAAGATCGCCTCCCGGCTGGTCGATCCCGGCGCAACGGTGCGGCGGGGGCAGGTGCTGATGCGCCTCGACTCGTCCGATCTTGCGCTGACGGCGTCTGGCGCTACCGATCGCCTGCGCGCGGCGACCGCCGATGCGGCCAGGGCGGCGGCAGACGAGGCGCGGCTGCGCGGTCTGGTCGAGGCAGGCGCGGTGTCGGGATCGTCCTATGATGCGGCGATCGCGGCCAAGCGCATGACCGCCGCCAATCTGAGCGCGGCGCGTGCGGCGGCGAAGGCTGCAGGCAACCAGCGGCGATATGCCGCGCTGATCGCCGACAGCGACGGTGTGGTGATCGACGTTCTCGCCCAGCCGGGCCAGGTCGTCGCAGCGGGTACGCCGGTGGTTCGCTTGGCCAAGGCCGGGGCGCGCGAGGCGCTGGTCGCGGTTCCCGAAACCGCCCGGTCTGAGCTGCCGACCGTCGCGACGGCGCAGATATACGGTGCCGATGCGCGCTATCCGGCGCGTCTGCGCGAGGTTGCGGGCGGGGCCGATCCGATGAGCCGCACCTATGCTGCGCGTTACACGCTGGAGGGCGACGGCGCCGCGGCGCCGATCGGCGCGACGGTATCGCTCAGCATAACGCGAGGCGGCGCGGACGCCATCCAGGTGCCGCTTGGCGCGCTGTACGATCCTGGTAGCGGCGTGGGCGTCTGGGTGATCGGGCAGGACCGGCGCGTGCGCTGGCAGCGGGTACGGGTCGATGCGTGGCGCGACGAGGCCGCTCAGCTCGCAGCGGGCGGGCTGCACCCCGGCGAAAGGATCGTCGCGCTTGGCGCACAGCTGCTGCGAGAGGGTGAACGGGTTCGGCTCGTGGCTGCGTCGCAGCCATGA
- a CDS encoding TetR/AcrR family transcriptional regulator, which produces MKIKSEELATRKPGRPAIDRREEILDAAERLYDRVGFEKTTIGDIARDLGMSSANLYRSFANRQAIDEAIAARKLVVLEDVAWSAARTASIDAPAALRGTVLAVMRQSLALLFSEERMHRLCAVATQSRWPVVEKFVHDLRGALRHIVIEGQNAGTFAAGDPDRISGALFAALSKVWHPAMLETYRTDDLEAEAQALCDLLLVGLKV; this is translated from the coding sequence ATGAAAATCAAGAGTGAGGAACTGGCCACGCGCAAGCCCGGACGTCCGGCGATCGACCGCCGCGAGGAAATCCTCGATGCCGCCGAACGGCTCTACGACCGGGTCGGGTTCGAGAAGACGACGATCGGCGACATCGCGCGCGATCTCGGCATGTCGTCCGCCAATCTCTATCGCAGCTTCGCGAACCGCCAAGCGATCGACGAGGCGATCGCGGCGCGCAAGCTCGTCGTACTCGAAGATGTCGCGTGGAGCGCGGCGCGAACGGCGTCGATCGACGCGCCTGCGGCCCTGCGCGGAACGGTGCTCGCGGTCATGCGGCAGTCTCTGGCGCTGTTGTTCAGCGAGGAGCGGATGCACCGGCTGTGCGCGGTGGCGACGCAGTCTCGCTGGCCGGTCGTCGAAAAATTCGTTCATGACCTGCGGGGCGCGCTGCGCCACATCGTGATCGAAGGGCAGAACGCCGGGACGTTCGCCGCGGGGGATCCGGACCGCATCTCCGGTGCGTTGTTCGCGGCGCTCAGCAAAGTCTGGCACCCGGCGATGCTGGAAACCTATCGCACCGACGACCTCGAGGCGGAGGCCCAAGCGCTCTGCGACCTCCTTCTCGTCGGACTGAAAGTATAA
- a CDS encoding efflux transporter outer membrane subunit, with the protein MRPTLASILFVALPLGACAGHPDYVRPSVSLGDAFRNEALQPAGARIRVEDRWWRAFGDPVLDRLIDEALSGSLEVEIAAARLEQAAAGVRSARAQSLPLIAAVGSGAIQRQSIADPSGRFVSRFPGYERTSEQYGLTLAASWEIDLFGSLAAGRRAALADLSAADAALAGARLTVAAEIATTYLNAREFEVRLAIARDRATTLGSLDGLVRLRFSRGVAARLEVDQVAADLATARSAIPAIEAAREVAFNRIDLLAGRAPGFSAAEIRAAAIPAAPIIAGDAGPASLLFRRPDLVAAERAVAAADARTAQALAERYPKVTIGALAGLLSGGVSNLFTGSASRGAADAGISGPLLDFGRTGAAVDRARAQTREAVANYRLAVLRAASEAENGFSTLARSQAQAAALDRSVVALARARDTSRLAYRAGAVSLIEALDAERRLQASQDSASSARADAARAAVATFRALGGGWKSI; encoded by the coding sequence ATGCGCCCGACGCTCGCCTCGATCCTGTTCGTCGCCCTGCCGCTAGGCGCGTGCGCGGGCCATCCCGACTATGTGCGCCCCAGCGTGTCGCTTGGCGATGCGTTTCGCAACGAGGCATTACAACCGGCCGGAGCGCGAATCCGGGTCGAAGACCGCTGGTGGCGCGCGTTCGGCGATCCGGTGCTCGACCGCCTGATCGACGAGGCGCTGTCGGGCAGTCTAGAGGTCGAAATCGCGGCGGCGCGCCTGGAGCAAGCCGCCGCGGGCGTTCGCTCGGCGCGCGCGCAATCGTTGCCGCTGATCGCGGCCGTCGGATCAGGCGCGATCCAGCGCCAGTCGATCGCGGATCCATCCGGCCGCTTTGTTTCACGGTTTCCGGGTTACGAGCGCACCAGCGAGCAATACGGCCTCACCCTGGCGGCTTCGTGGGAGATCGACCTGTTCGGCTCGCTGGCGGCCGGACGGCGTGCCGCCCTCGCCGACCTGAGCGCAGCGGACGCCGCCCTTGCGGGCGCGCGCCTGACCGTCGCCGCCGAAATCGCCACCACCTATCTCAATGCGCGCGAGTTCGAAGTCAGACTGGCGATCGCGCGCGATCGCGCGACAACGCTCGGCAGTCTCGACGGCCTCGTACGCCTGCGTTTCTCGCGCGGTGTCGCCGCGCGGCTCGAGGTCGATCAGGTGGCGGCGGATCTCGCGACGGCGCGATCCGCCATCCCGGCGATCGAGGCCGCGCGCGAGGTCGCGTTCAACCGCATTGACCTGCTGGCCGGACGTGCGCCCGGTTTTTCAGCCGCCGAAATCCGCGCTGCCGCCATTCCGGCCGCACCTATCATCGCCGGGGATGCCGGACCGGCATCTTTGCTGTTCCGCCGCCCCGATCTCGTGGCGGCCGAGCGCGCGGTCGCCGCCGCCGATGCGCGCACCGCGCAAGCGCTCGCCGAACGTTATCCCAAAGTCACGATCGGTGCGCTCGCCGGGTTGCTTTCGGGCGGCGTTTCCAACCTATTCACCGGATCGGCGTCGCGCGGCGCGGCCGACGCGGGCATCTCCGGTCCGTTGCTCGATTTCGGGCGAACCGGGGCTGCGGTCGATCGTGCGCGCGCGCAGACGCGCGAGGCCGTCGCGAATTACCGCCTGGCCGTTCTGCGCGCCGCGAGCGAAGCCGAAAACGGCTTCTCGACCCTCGCGCGCAGCCAGGCGCAAGCGGCGGCGCTCGACAGAAGCGTCGTCGCGCTGGCGCGGGCGCGCGACACCTCGCGGCTCGCCTACCGGGCGGGCGCGGTCAGCCTGATCGAGGCGCTGGATGCGGAACGTCGGTTGCAGGCGTCGCAGGACAGCGCATCGTCCGCCCGCGCCGATGCCGCGCGCGCCGCCGTCGCGACGTTCCGCGCGCTGGGCGGCGGATGGAAATCGATCTGA
- a CDS encoding TetR/AcrR family transcriptional regulator produces the protein MRQSREAKADTREAIVAAASRMLRERGIDRTSVADVMQAASKTHGGFYRHFDTKDALLSTALSAAFGQMTRYLEAGLSETGSMPVLPAFADHYLSDAMVANVGDGCPVAALSGEVARSSGEIRQGFGVGVRGFIDTLAAALDGAPEDRQRRAAQAFAMAAGAVMIARASDAETAAEVLAAARAGVAAI, from the coding sequence ATGCGCCAATCGCGCGAAGCGAAGGCCGACACACGCGAAGCGATCGTCGCGGCGGCGTCGCGGATGTTGCGGGAACGGGGGATCGACCGCACCAGTGTCGCCGACGTGATGCAGGCGGCGTCGAAGACGCATGGCGGGTTCTATCGCCACTTCGACACGAAGGATGCGCTGCTGTCGACCGCCCTGTCCGCCGCCTTCGGCCAGATGACGCGATATCTGGAAGCCGGGCTCTCTGAGACGGGCTCCATGCCCGTGCTGCCCGCCTTCGCAGACCACTACCTCTCAGACGCCATGGTCGCGAATGTCGGCGATGGCTGCCCGGTCGCCGCACTATCGGGGGAGGTTGCGCGCAGCAGCGGCGAAATCCGGCAAGGCTTCGGCGTGGGCGTGCGCGGCTTCATCGATACGCTCGCGGCTGCTCTTGACGGCGCGCCTGAAGATCGCCAGCGCCGCGCCGCGCAGGCATTTGCGATGGCGGCGGGCGCGGTGATGATCGCACGGGCCAGCGACGCCGAAACGGCGGCGGAGGTGCTGGCCGCCGCTCGCGCCGGGGTCGCCGCGATCTGA